A stretch of Alphaproteobacteria bacterium DNA encodes these proteins:
- a CDS encoding tetratricopeptide repeat protein encodes MAEKFDEFLEEVQKDIRQEKFLALWKQYGRIILSGLSGIIVLIVAYNLWCHYDKTKRLEMADKLISAQELIAHGDTEKALVILNNMSTISNKTYQPLAVFQKAGLLLKQGDKAKTAEAIGIYKQLAKNTSIDPLWRDLATFLAVMGAMDDQAIKPDELIGQLEELTKDTNPWRYFAREMKGVLLHRKGDSSKAAEIFAKLVQDNQTPAGISMRSRLMVQIVSTNMSE; translated from the coding sequence ATGGCTGAAAAGTTTGATGAGTTCCTGGAAGAGGTTCAAAAAGATATTCGTCAAGAGAAGTTCCTAGCTCTTTGGAAACAGTATGGTAGGATCATCTTGAGTGGATTATCAGGCATTATCGTTTTGATAGTCGCTTATAATTTATGGTGTCATTACGACAAAACAAAGCGCCTAGAAATGGCGGATAAGCTCATATCGGCTCAAGAGTTGATTGCCCATGGTGATACTGAAAAAGCTTTAGTGATCTTGAATAATATGTCCACCATCAGCAATAAAACATACCAACCTTTGGCTGTTTTTCAAAAGGCAGGTCTTCTGTTGAAGCAAGGGGACAAAGCAAAAACAGCTGAGGCTATTGGAATTTATAAGCAACTGGCTAAGAACACAAGTATTGACCCCCTATGGCGCGATTTAGCAACCTTTTTGGCCGTAATGGGTGCCATGGATGATCAGGCTATAAAACCGGATGAATTAATCGGACAACTTGAAGAATTGACGAAGGATACGAACCCCTGGCGCTATTTCGCCAGAGAAATGAAGGGTGTTCTTCTGCATCGGAAAGGCGATAGTTCAAAAGCTGCAGAGATTTTTGCAAAATTGGTACAAGACAATCAGACGCCAGCAGGTATTTCGATGAGGTCCCGGTTGATGGTCCAGATTGTATCAACAAACATGAGTGAATAA